A single window of Archangium gephyra DNA harbors:
- a CDS encoding M48 family metallopeptidase has product MRPALTLPGFLRVYALPALWLFALPLFGLWFASHATSRFDQTVLTTIESQISQDASLDEARRQELLEFFRTVPASAACLSTAEELAGFRDSLGEACSDVEQFDGIRLLALGSALLGLASGMIALLCALAAFISRPFQYGSFVVGWNVLRVTGALQALAQGALAVWLSYWVTAVWFERYYPKLIGIIGLLAAFALFQVVAAIFRRPATDFEVEAEVIEPTHAPELWAHVRQLCEQLKTQPPDHILAGIDTNFFVTESEVHVGQRTLTGRTLYVSLSLLRMLEKSEADAVLAHEMGHLLGGDTGHSKRLAPMLARFGNYLQALREGGLTLPIFHFMVAYRGLFELSLGRSRRASELAADRLAAGVTSGRDIARSLIKVGAYASFRDRVEADLFARGEQQQTVAIAERVALGFAQYAGSEAVHGDLNGSVTPHPFDSHPPLAARLENVGETLTPDDVVKVLLAPTSASWVSAILEAEAIEARLWGAYEARFAQAHDLVLAYRYVPSTEAERQHVEKHFPPLTFQGKEDTLEVRLDYAQVSCTEWEEPVRLEQVKSATTEERLFKKYLDLQLEGGGLFKGKRSICLSKLQNGDGMLQAFGHYLGRHRTMEEHRKNAQQAA; this is encoded by the coding sequence ATGCGCCCCGCCCTGACCCTTCCCGGCTTCCTCCGCGTCTACGCGTTGCCTGCCCTCTGGCTCTTCGCGCTCCCGCTCTTCGGCCTGTGGTTCGCCAGCCACGCCACCTCGCGGTTCGACCAGACCGTCCTCACCACCATCGAGAGCCAGATCTCCCAGGACGCCTCGCTCGACGAGGCACGGCGGCAGGAGCTGCTGGAGTTCTTCCGCACCGTTCCGGCCTCGGCGGCCTGCCTCTCGACGGCGGAGGAGCTGGCGGGGTTCCGCGACAGCCTCGGTGAGGCGTGCTCGGACGTGGAGCAGTTCGATGGGATCCGCCTCCTGGCGCTCGGCTCGGCCCTGCTGGGGCTCGCCTCCGGAATGATTGCCCTGCTGTGCGCGCTGGCGGCGTTCATCTCGCGGCCCTTCCAGTACGGCAGCTTCGTGGTGGGCTGGAACGTGCTCCGGGTCACCGGGGCGCTGCAGGCTCTCGCCCAGGGAGCCCTGGCCGTGTGGCTGTCCTACTGGGTGACCGCGGTGTGGTTCGAGCGCTACTACCCGAAGCTCATCGGCATCATCGGCCTGCTGGCGGCCTTCGCGCTCTTCCAGGTGGTGGCCGCCATCTTCCGCCGCCCCGCCACGGACTTCGAGGTGGAGGCGGAGGTGATTGAACCGACACACGCGCCGGAGCTCTGGGCCCACGTGCGCCAGCTGTGCGAGCAGCTGAAGACCCAGCCGCCGGATCACATCCTCGCCGGCATCGACACCAACTTCTTCGTCACCGAGAGCGAGGTGCACGTCGGGCAGCGGACGCTCACCGGCCGGACGCTCTACGTGAGCCTGTCCCTGCTGCGCATGCTCGAGAAGTCCGAGGCGGACGCGGTGCTCGCCCACGAGATGGGGCACCTGCTCGGAGGGGACACGGGCCACAGCAAGCGGCTCGCGCCCATGCTCGCGCGCTTCGGCAACTACCTCCAGGCGCTGCGCGAGGGCGGGCTCACGCTGCCCATCTTCCACTTCATGGTGGCCTACCGCGGGCTCTTCGAGCTGTCGCTCGGGCGCAGCCGTCGTGCGAGCGAGCTCGCCGCGGACCGGCTCGCCGCGGGTGTCACGTCGGGCCGGGACATCGCCCGCTCGCTCATCAAGGTGGGCGCGTACGCGAGCTTCCGTGACCGCGTGGAGGCGGACCTCTTCGCCCGCGGCGAGCAGCAGCAGACCGTGGCCATCGCGGAGCGGGTCGCGCTCGGCTTCGCGCAGTACGCCGGCTCCGAGGCCGTGCACGGAGACCTGAATGGCTCGGTGACGCCGCACCCGTTCGACTCCCACCCGCCGCTCGCCGCGCGCCTGGAGAACGTGGGCGAGACGCTCACGCCGGACGACGTGGTGAAGGTGCTGCTCGCGCCCACCAGTGCCTCCTGGGTGAGCGCCATCCTGGAGGCGGAGGCCATCGAGGCGCGGCTGTGGGGCGCCTACGAGGCGCGCTTCGCGCAGGCGCACGATCTGGTGCTCGCCTACCGCTACGTGCCGTCCACCGAGGCGGAGCGGCAGCATGTGGAGAAGCACTTCCCTCCCCTCACCTTCCAGGGCAAGGAGGACACGCTGGAGGTCCGCCTGGACTACGCGCAGGTGAGCTGCACGGAGTGGGAGGAGCCCGTGCGCCTCGAGCAGGTGAAGTCCGCCACCACCGAGGAACGCCTGTTCAAGAAGTACCTGGACCTGCAGCTCGAGGGAGGAGGCCTGTTCAAGGGCAAGCGCTCCATCTGCCTGAGCAAGCTGCAGAACGGGGACGGGATGCTCCAGGCGTTCGGGCACTACCTCGGACGCCACAGGACCATGGAGGAGCACCGCAAGAACGCCCAGCAGGCGGCGTGA
- a CDS encoding SPFH domain-containing protein codes for MMGFLAGAVLGFFGMAVGVPLFLVLCRVFGLYVTVEERTCRVYVMLGTVVAVLDEPGLHFLWKRLGWKAFLVNWVGRCDVLDLRLDQQYLRSQAVNSEEGAPMGIGIWYEMFISDPLKYLFENADPRGSLAANVSNATVRCLSNMKLATMMESRHAMSRTVRAEVSPMSHAYGYQLGSVYIRKVHFRDVGMIRQIEEKVVNRLRQVTSAIRQDGANQVSIITSTAERQAAIAFAKAAALRPQIVGAALQRISQDPAVATAMFEVLELQRIQEGQANVTLIPEGQKSDLLAQLLVASPATPSR; via the coding sequence ATGATGGGCTTCCTCGCGGGCGCCGTCCTCGGCTTCTTCGGCATGGCGGTGGGCGTCCCCCTCTTCCTGGTCCTGTGCCGGGTGTTCGGCCTCTACGTCACCGTGGAGGAGCGCACCTGCCGCGTCTATGTGATGCTCGGCACGGTGGTGGCGGTGCTGGACGAGCCCGGACTGCACTTCCTCTGGAAGCGGCTCGGGTGGAAGGCGTTCCTGGTGAACTGGGTGGGCCGCTGCGACGTGCTGGACCTGCGCCTGGACCAGCAATACCTGCGCAGCCAGGCGGTGAACTCCGAGGAGGGCGCGCCCATGGGGATCGGCATCTGGTACGAGATGTTCATCTCGGATCCCCTCAAGTACCTCTTCGAGAACGCGGATCCGCGTGGCTCGCTGGCGGCCAACGTGAGCAACGCCACCGTGCGCTGCCTGTCCAACATGAAGCTCGCCACCATGATGGAGAGCCGCCACGCGATGAGCCGCACGGTGCGCGCCGAGGTCTCTCCCATGTCGCACGCCTACGGCTACCAGCTCGGCTCCGTCTACATCCGCAAGGTGCACTTCCGCGACGTGGGGATGATCCGTCAGATCGAGGAGAAGGTGGTGAACCGGCTGCGGCAGGTGACCTCGGCCATCCGCCAGGACGGTGCCAACCAGGTGAGCATCATCACCAGCACCGCCGAGCGGCAGGCCGCCATCGCGTTCGCCAAGGCGGCGGCCCTGCGTCCTCAAATCGTGGGCGCGGCGCTGCAGCGCATCTCCCAGGATCCGGCCGTCGCCACGGCGATGTTCGAGGTTCTGGAACTGCAACGGATACAGGAGGGCCAGGCGAACGTGACGCTCATCCCCGAGGGACAGAAGAGCGACCTGCTCGCGCAACTGCTGGTGGCGTCACCCGCCACCCCCTCCCGGTGA
- a CDS encoding SPFH domain-containing protein, translating into MDFLQALELGPVGLGTGIVFGAVGWFVMRCVLTGFFTVDQSERAVKVRFGRAARLAGEPTTKRGPVSEGLARTDEDRYVYPQLEVIQPGGPYFKWPWERVVKVSVATQTLSMAHDPESSTANQGGRVLEAVTKDQLNTGLTGQLRYRVSEQNLYAYLFAVKNPIAHVMGYFISILRERIASFEAPPEPVIEGTLQAVEATAVSGVSINDLRKNLRDLNEHMERECRGSLSRYGIALEATLITGIDPPGEVESALAAINTAHNHVSSDISLAQAAADQKIVQSRRAVEIETLRSMAEVEPLNAMAAQLTLLHQSGPGALEAYLRNIRLGLFSKASRVVLGVKS; encoded by the coding sequence ATGGACTTCCTGCAAGCGCTGGAGCTTGGGCCCGTGGGTCTGGGCACGGGCATTGTTTTTGGAGCCGTGGGCTGGTTCGTGATGCGGTGCGTGCTCACCGGCTTCTTCACGGTGGACCAGAGCGAGCGAGCGGTGAAGGTGCGCTTCGGCCGCGCGGCCCGGCTCGCTGGAGAGCCCACCACGAAGCGGGGGCCCGTCAGCGAAGGGCTCGCGCGCACGGACGAGGACCGCTACGTCTACCCCCAGCTCGAGGTCATCCAACCCGGTGGCCCCTACTTCAAATGGCCCTGGGAGCGGGTGGTGAAGGTGTCGGTGGCCACCCAGACGCTCAGCATGGCGCATGACCCCGAGTCCTCCACCGCCAACCAGGGCGGGCGGGTGCTCGAGGCCGTCACCAAGGACCAGCTCAACACCGGGCTCACCGGGCAGCTGCGCTACCGCGTCTCCGAGCAGAACCTCTACGCGTACCTCTTCGCGGTGAAGAATCCCATCGCGCACGTGATGGGCTACTTCATCTCCATCCTGCGCGAGCGCATCGCCAGCTTCGAGGCGCCTCCCGAGCCCGTCATCGAGGGCACCCTGCAGGCCGTCGAGGCCACGGCCGTCTCCGGCGTCTCCATCAACGATCTGCGCAAGAACCTGCGCGACCTCAACGAGCACATGGAGCGCGAGTGCCGCGGCAGCCTGTCGCGCTACGGCATCGCCCTGGAGGCCACGCTCATCACGGGCATCGATCCACCGGGCGAGGTGGAGTCGGCGCTCGCCGCCATCAACACCGCGCACAACCACGTCTCCTCCGACATCAGCCTCGCGCAGGCGGCGGCGGACCAGAAGATCGTCCAGTCGCGCCGGGCCGTGGAGATCGAAACCCTCCGCTCCATGGCCGAGGTGGAGCCCCTGAATGCCATGGCCGCGCAGCTCACCCTGCTCCATCAGAGCGGACCCGGCGCGCTGGAGGCCTACCTGCGCAACATCCGCCTTGGCCTCTTCTCCAAGGCCAGCCGCGTGGTGCTGGGGGTGAAGTCATGA
- a CDS encoding response regulator transcription factor, whose amino-acid sequence MELLLVSPHPGCSVGQLLSDWGHAVRHAPAVEQSGPLLQGVEGVLVVGTGSVLATEMARLRTAEMRPRPFLLALVAASAEQVPLEALLAAAVDDFLLMPFEPAQLQTRLEWLARRRRAGMQAPLEEPRSRGSMTGSRPSSRRRPTSRTPGSSWRR is encoded by the coding sequence ATGGAATTGCTCCTCGTCAGTCCGCACCCCGGGTGCTCCGTGGGCCAGCTCCTCTCGGACTGGGGACACGCGGTGCGCCACGCCCCGGCCGTCGAGCAGTCGGGTCCCCTGCTCCAGGGCGTGGAGGGAGTGCTGGTGGTGGGCACCGGCAGCGTGCTGGCCACGGAGATGGCCCGGCTGCGCACCGCGGAGATGCGGCCCCGCCCCTTCCTCCTGGCGCTCGTCGCCGCGTCGGCGGAGCAGGTGCCGCTGGAGGCACTGCTCGCCGCGGCGGTGGATGACTTCCTGCTCATGCCCTTCGAGCCCGCCCAGCTCCAGACGCGGCTCGAGTGGCTCGCCCGGCGCAGGCGGGCCGGGATGCAGGCCCCCCTGGAGGAGCCCCGCTCGCGGGGGTCCATGACCGGCTCTCGGCCATCATCCAGACGCAGACCGACATCGCGAACGCCGGGCTCGAGCTGGAGAAGGTGA
- a CDS encoding PAS domain S-box protein, whose product MSLIAERAMRLCGASGTAVALAEGDELVYQVTHGNSMAHRGFRLKLAQSITGMSILRGEVLHTRDTEEDPRVNVAATRATGIRSMIIVPLHRIGSTVGAINVSYPEPNAYDDLDVRTLEMMGRLLGAALSNAAEFEAKQALVDKLAATLAALQQSQELFHSFMNHSPVLAYMKDEEGRQTWVNESFARFLQRDAESLRGVKDSELMPALAAARLRREDQALLATGQPLQSEQVVPAPDGTVHHWLNHKFILRDANGRRLIGAVSIDITARKHTEKALRRSEESFRALIEGMPEAIFAHREGNLLYINPAGLAFLDQRSVEELSGRSLLELIHPDDRGAAANVLEGSLERGPATMREVRFLRAGGQVMTAELSAMRLLFDGEPATVVSARNVTERKQMQARLLLADRLASVGTLAAGVAHEINNPLAFVLSNLGFLEEECQLLKDLLPEDRLRELEDVLRETKQGAERVRHIVRDLRTLSRDEGEQLSDVDVRAVIESSLGLVRNELRHRARLVKDFEPVPLVRASEGRLGQVLLNLLINAAQAVPDGLPGENEVRVRLRAISGRVVIEVRDTGCGIAPEVRDRIFDPFFTTKPVGTGTGLGLSICHGIVTAMGGDISVESEVGRGSTFRITLPIPRASSGTPEPKDAMPA is encoded by the coding sequence ATGTCGCTCATCGCCGAGCGCGCCATGCGGCTGTGCGGTGCGTCCGGAACGGCGGTGGCCCTGGCCGAGGGCGACGAGCTCGTCTACCAGGTGACGCACGGCAACTCGATGGCGCATCGCGGCTTCCGGCTGAAGCTCGCCCAGAGCATCACGGGGATGAGCATCCTGCGCGGCGAGGTGCTCCACACCCGGGACACCGAGGAGGACCCCCGGGTGAACGTGGCCGCCACGCGCGCCACCGGCATCCGCTCGATGATCATCGTCCCGCTGCACCGGATTGGCAGCACCGTGGGGGCCATCAACGTCAGCTACCCCGAGCCCAACGCCTACGATGACCTCGACGTCCGGACGCTCGAGATGATGGGCCGGCTGCTGGGCGCGGCGCTGAGCAACGCCGCCGAGTTCGAGGCCAAGCAGGCCCTGGTGGACAAGCTCGCCGCCACGCTCGCCGCGCTCCAGCAGAGCCAGGAGCTGTTCCACTCCTTCATGAACCACAGCCCGGTGCTGGCCTACATGAAGGACGAGGAGGGCCGGCAGACCTGGGTGAACGAGTCCTTCGCCCGCTTCCTCCAGCGCGACGCGGAGTCGCTGCGGGGGGTCAAGGACTCCGAGCTGATGCCTGCGCTGGCGGCCGCGCGGCTGCGCCGGGAGGACCAGGCGCTGCTCGCCACCGGGCAGCCCCTCCAGTCCGAGCAGGTGGTGCCCGCGCCGGATGGGACGGTGCATCACTGGCTCAACCACAAGTTCATCCTGCGCGATGCGAACGGCCGCCGGTTGATCGGGGCCGTCTCCATCGACATCACCGCGCGCAAGCACACCGAGAAGGCGCTGCGCCGCTCCGAGGAGAGCTTCCGCGCGCTCATCGAGGGGATGCCGGAGGCCATCTTCGCGCACCGCGAGGGCAACCTGCTCTACATCAACCCGGCGGGGCTCGCCTTCCTGGATCAGCGCTCGGTGGAGGAGCTGTCCGGGAGGTCGCTGCTGGAGCTCATCCACCCGGATGACCGGGGCGCGGCGGCCAACGTGCTCGAGGGCTCGCTCGAGCGGGGCCCCGCCACCATGCGGGAGGTGCGCTTCCTCCGAGCGGGTGGCCAGGTGATGACGGCGGAGCTGAGCGCCATGCGGCTGCTCTTCGACGGCGAGCCGGCCACGGTGGTGAGCGCGCGCAACGTCACCGAGCGCAAGCAGATGCAGGCCCGTCTGCTGCTCGCGGACCGGCTGGCGAGCGTGGGCACCCTGGCCGCGGGCGTGGCGCATGAGATCAACAACCCGCTCGCCTTCGTGCTCTCCAACCTCGGCTTCCTCGAGGAGGAGTGCCAGCTGCTGAAGGATCTGCTGCCGGAGGATCGGCTGCGCGAGCTGGAGGACGTGCTGCGCGAGACGAAGCAGGGAGCGGAGCGGGTGCGGCACATCGTGCGCGACCTGCGGACGCTCTCGCGCGACGAGGGCGAGCAGCTCTCCGACGTGGACGTGCGCGCGGTGATCGAGTCGAGCCTGGGGCTGGTGCGCAACGAGCTGCGCCACCGCGCGCGCCTGGTGAAGGACTTCGAGCCGGTGCCGCTGGTGCGGGCGAGCGAGGGACGGCTGGGGCAGGTGCTGCTCAACCTGCTCATCAACGCCGCCCAGGCGGTTCCCGACGGGCTGCCCGGCGAGAACGAGGTGCGCGTGCGGCTGCGCGCCATCTCCGGGCGGGTCGTCATCGAGGTGCGGGACACGGGGTGTGGCATCGCCCCCGAGGTCCGTGACCGCATCTTCGATCCCTTCTTCACCACCAAGCCGGTGGGGACGGGAACGGGGCTGGGGCTCTCCATCTGCCACGGCATCGTGACGGCCATGGGAGGCGACATCTCGGTGGAGAGCGAAGTGGGACGGGGCAGCACCTTCCGCATCACCCTGCCCATTCCCCGGGCGTCCTCGGGCACTCCCGAGCCGAAGGACGCGATGCCCGCCTGA
- a CDS encoding NAD-dependent epimerase/dehydratase family protein, whose translation MRALITGANGTVGSRLCEDLRRHGVEVFCWDRDSVPVDDYWAMERFVRSVAPDVLFHLATASRPTGRANESWLINYEWTSELAWLTRQLGVRFVFSSTAMVFSDHAHGPFTVDSEPEAPEGYGYEKRRAEARAFEQNPEARVVRLGWQIDERPSGNNMVASLEAQMRERGRVEASTRWFPACSFLDDTVRALQALAWAEPGLYLLDANERWTYYEIVLALNERLGGRWQVEPTEHFVFDQRMMDDRVVLPSLKARLPGLR comes from the coding sequence ATGAGGGCCCTCATCACGGGTGCCAACGGCACCGTCGGCTCACGGCTGTGCGAGGATCTGCGGCGCCACGGCGTCGAGGTGTTCTGCTGGGACCGCGACAGCGTCCCGGTGGACGACTACTGGGCCATGGAGCGCTTCGTGCGCTCGGTGGCGCCGGACGTGCTCTTCCACCTGGCCACGGCCTCGCGGCCCACGGGACGGGCCAACGAGTCGTGGCTCATCAACTACGAGTGGACGAGCGAGCTGGCGTGGCTCACCCGGCAGCTGGGCGTGCGCTTCGTGTTCTCCAGCACGGCGATGGTGTTCTCGGACCACGCGCACGGGCCCTTCACGGTGGACTCGGAGCCGGAGGCGCCCGAGGGCTACGGGTACGAGAAGCGGCGCGCCGAGGCGCGGGCCTTCGAGCAGAACCCCGAGGCCCGGGTGGTGCGGCTGGGGTGGCAGATTGACGAGCGGCCCTCGGGCAACAACATGGTGGCCTCGCTGGAGGCGCAGATGCGCGAGCGGGGCAGGGTGGAGGCGAGCACGCGGTGGTTTCCCGCCTGCTCCTTCCTGGATGACACCGTGAGGGCCCTGCAGGCGCTCGCGTGGGCCGAGCCGGGGCTGTACCTGCTCGACGCCAACGAGCGGTGGACGTACTACGAGATCGTCCTCGCGCTGAACGAGCGGCTCGGAGGCCGGTGGCAGGTGGAGCCCACCGAGCACTTCGTCTTCGACCAGCGGATGATGGACGACCGGGTGGTGCTGCCGTCGCTCAAGGCCCGGCTGCCGGGCCTGCGCTGA
- a CDS encoding phosphatase domain-containing protein, whose amino-acid sequence MSLPDRIDPRPPRRIYRWDLDKTYLQTEFDSLRDLLRTAFQKAHEKQAVPGASALIRELASNGDSRLCIVSGSPKQLRSVLEEKLKLDGVVWDEFILKDNVGNLMRGRFRALRGQVGYKLPAILESRANAPVEAEEVLFGDDAEADAFIYSLYADMIAGRVDERVLQQILEAAAVYPDEAKRVLTAWKKTPVADPVRRIFIHLDRLTPPAHFANYGPRVVPVFNYFQAALVLLADGHLTAPQVIKIAVEMVQSAGHNIITLSNSFQDLLRRGLPLQQAAAALVQALEGPNALIQALRPVPDIISAFTKRLAALGTPPPPPPAQTVDYLELIHHALPRTHKGRKTQ is encoded by the coding sequence GTGAGTCTTCCGGATCGCATCGATCCCAGGCCTCCACGGCGCATCTACCGCTGGGACCTGGACAAGACGTACCTGCAGACGGAGTTCGACTCGCTCCGGGATCTGCTGCGCACCGCCTTCCAGAAGGCCCACGAGAAGCAGGCCGTGCCGGGCGCGTCCGCGCTCATCCGCGAGCTGGCCTCCAACGGGGACTCGCGGCTGTGCATCGTCTCCGGAAGCCCCAAGCAGCTGCGCTCGGTGCTGGAGGAGAAGCTCAAGCTGGACGGCGTGGTGTGGGACGAGTTCATCCTCAAGGACAACGTGGGCAACCTGATGCGCGGGCGCTTCCGGGCCCTGCGCGGGCAGGTGGGCTACAAGCTGCCCGCCATCCTGGAGAGCCGCGCCAACGCCCCCGTGGAGGCCGAGGAGGTGCTCTTCGGCGATGACGCCGAGGCGGATGCCTTCATCTACTCGCTCTACGCGGACATGATCGCCGGGCGCGTGGACGAGCGGGTGCTGCAGCAGATTCTGGAGGCGGCCGCGGTGTACCCGGACGAGGCGAAGCGGGTGCTCACCGCGTGGAAGAAGACGCCGGTGGCGGACCCCGTGCGGCGCATCTTCATCCACCTGGACCGGCTGACGCCGCCGGCGCACTTCGCCAACTACGGCCCGCGCGTGGTGCCCGTCTTCAACTACTTCCAGGCCGCGCTGGTGCTGCTGGCCGACGGGCACCTGACGGCCCCGCAGGTCATCAAGATCGCCGTGGAGATGGTGCAGTCGGCGGGGCACAACATCATCACGCTCTCCAACTCGTTCCAGGATCTGCTGCGCCGGGGCCTGCCGCTGCAGCAGGCGGCGGCGGCGCTGGTGCAGGCGCTGGAGGGGCCCAACGCGCTCATCCAGGCGTTGCGGCCGGTGCCGGACATCATCTCGGCCTTCACCAAGCGCCTGGCCGCGCTGGGCACGCCCCCGCCGCCGCCCCCGGCGCAGACGGTGGACTACCTGGAGCTCATCCACCACGCGCTCCCGCGCACGCACAAGGGGCGCAAGACACAATGA
- the plsX gene encoding phosphate acyltransferase PlsX, producing MATKLITIAFDVMGSDHGPAEVVRGAAQLSLESPHIHALLVGDRALIDDALAEIKHSGERISVQHASEHIGMDEKPGEALARKPDASVSVAARLVAEGEADALVSAGNTGACVLSCARHFQLLPGVRRAALAAVYPTRDRHGQKADPFSLILDVGATVEATAEDLVTFAVMGAAYARIISRNENPKVALLSNGTEPNKGPRQVVEAHAALSAMRGLQFIGNVEGVDIPKGTADVVVTDGFVGNVCLKMLEGVHDTVVELAQYAYKESLRWRAGLAMLSGGIQRIKDITDWEQYGGAPVLGFDRIFIKAHGRSKARAIANAGKVAAKAVAHDLGKAIQQGLAR from the coding sequence ATGGCCACCAAGCTCATCACCATTGCGTTCGACGTGATGGGGAGCGACCACGGCCCCGCGGAGGTAGTCAGGGGCGCCGCGCAGCTCTCGCTGGAGTCACCACACATCCACGCCTTGTTGGTGGGGGACCGTGCCCTCATCGATGACGCGCTCGCCGAGATCAAGCACAGCGGGGAGCGCATCTCGGTGCAGCATGCCTCCGAGCACATCGGCATGGACGAGAAGCCCGGCGAGGCGCTGGCGCGCAAGCCGGACGCGTCCGTGTCGGTGGCGGCGAGGCTGGTGGCCGAGGGGGAGGCGGATGCGCTCGTGTCCGCCGGCAACACGGGGGCCTGCGTGCTCTCGTGTGCCCGTCACTTCCAGCTGCTGCCCGGGGTGCGGCGCGCGGCGCTCGCGGCCGTGTACCCCACCCGCGACAGGCACGGGCAGAAGGCGGATCCGTTCTCGCTCATCCTGGACGTGGGGGCCACGGTGGAGGCCACCGCGGAGGATCTGGTGACGTTCGCGGTGATGGGGGCGGCGTACGCGCGCATCATCTCACGCAACGAGAATCCCAAGGTGGCGCTGCTGTCCAACGGCACCGAGCCCAACAAGGGCCCGCGCCAGGTGGTGGAGGCGCACGCGGCGCTCTCGGCCATGCGGGGGCTGCAGTTCATCGGGAACGTGGAGGGGGTGGACATCCCCAAGGGCACCGCGGACGTGGTGGTGACGGACGGCTTCGTGGGCAACGTGTGCCTGAAGATGCTCGAGGGCGTGCACGACACGGTGGTGGAACTGGCCCAGTACGCCTACAAGGAGAGCCTGCGCTGGCGCGCCGGCCTGGCGATGCTGTCCGGAGGCATCCAGCGCATCAAGGACATCACCGACTGGGAACAGTACGGGGGCGCACCGGTGCTCGGGTTCGATCGCATCTTCATCAAGGCTCATGGCCGCTCGAAGGCCCGCGCCATCGCCAACGCCGGCAAGGTGGCCGCCAAGGCGGTGGCCCATGATCTGGGCAAGGCCATCCAGCAGGGTCTGGCGCGGTGA